A region of Kribbella sp. NBC_01245 DNA encodes the following proteins:
- a CDS encoding thiolase family protein has protein sequence MPREIRDVVFVDGVRTPFGKAKGQYAETRADDLVIKCIRELLRRNPSLPPERVDEVAIAATTQIGDQGLTIGRTAALLAGLPKTTPGYAIDRMCAGAMTAVTTAASGIAFGAYDVAVAGGVEHMGRHPMGEGVDPNPRIIAEKLVDPSALVMGSTAENLHDRYPSITKARTDAFAVASQEKAAKAYANDIIQPDLVPIAIRSAEQGWGLATFDEPMRPGTTLESLAALKTPFRPHGRITAGNSAGINDGATASIIASADACEELGLKPKMKLVSYGWAGVEPEVMGIGPVPATEKALKLAGLTIDDIQAFEVNEAFAVQVLAFLEHYGIADDDSRVNPYGGAIAFGHPLASSGVRLMVQLAKQFEQRPDVRYGLTTMCVGLGMGGTVIWENPNFEGNKA, from the coding sequence GTGCCCCGAGAGATCCGCGATGTCGTGTTCGTCGACGGTGTGCGCACCCCGTTCGGCAAGGCCAAGGGCCAGTACGCCGAGACGCGCGCCGACGACCTGGTGATCAAGTGCATCCGAGAGCTGCTGCGGCGTAACCCGTCGCTGCCGCCGGAGCGCGTGGACGAGGTGGCGATCGCGGCCACCACCCAGATCGGCGACCAGGGCCTGACCATCGGCCGGACCGCCGCGCTGCTGGCCGGCCTGCCGAAGACCACGCCCGGTTACGCCATCGACCGGATGTGCGCCGGCGCGATGACCGCCGTCACCACCGCCGCGTCCGGGATCGCCTTCGGCGCGTACGACGTGGCCGTGGCCGGTGGCGTCGAGCACATGGGCCGCCACCCGATGGGCGAGGGCGTCGACCCGAACCCGCGCATCATCGCCGAGAAGCTGGTCGACCCGTCGGCCCTGGTGATGGGCTCGACCGCGGAGAACCTGCACGACCGCTACCCCAGCATCACGAAGGCCCGCACCGACGCGTTCGCGGTGGCCTCGCAGGAGAAGGCCGCGAAGGCGTACGCCAACGACATCATCCAGCCGGACCTGGTGCCGATCGCGATCCGCTCCGCCGAGCAGGGCTGGGGTCTCGCGACGTTTGACGAGCCGATGCGCCCCGGCACCACGCTCGAGTCCCTTGCTGCTTTGAAGACGCCGTTCCGCCCGCATGGCCGGATCACCGCCGGCAACTCGGCCGGTATCAACGACGGCGCGACCGCTTCGATCATCGCCTCCGCTGACGCCTGCGAAGAGCTCGGTTTGAAGCCGAAGATGAAGCTCGTGTCGTACGGCTGGGCGGGCGTCGAGCCCGAGGTGATGGGGATCGGCCCGGTCCCCGCGACCGAGAAGGCCCTCAAGCTCGCGGGTCTGACGATCGACGACATCCAGGCGTTCGAGGTGAACGAGGCGTTCGCCGTACAGGTGCTGGCCTTCCTCGAGCACTACGGCATCGCCGACGACGACAGCCGCGTCAACCCGTACGGCGGCGCGATCGCCTTCGGGCACCCGCTGGCCTCGTCCGGCGTGCGGCTGATGGTGCAGCTGGCGAAGCAGTTCGAGCAGCGCCCCGACGTCCGGTACGGCCTGACCACGATGTGCGTGGGCCTCGGTATGGGCGGCACCGTGATCTGGGAGAACCCGAACTTCGAGGGGAACAAGGCATGA
- a CDS encoding DUF3000 domain-containing protein codes for MGARKQVDAPPAEFAEALTQLRGARFRSEVFVEEMPAPQRIAPHAAAVSADVTVDGDDVATGRLVLLYDPAGNDAWQSTFRCVAYVRAAVEPEMVTDALLGGVGWTWLMEALADHGAHYLAPSGTVTRVVSESFGGMADDDATAEIEIRASWSVDAGPGEVVDVTSHVEAWGDVLCTAAGLPPVPPGVVAMPTRRGQRGR; via the coding sequence ATGGGTGCCCGCAAGCAGGTCGACGCGCCCCCCGCCGAGTTCGCCGAGGCTCTGACGCAGCTGCGCGGGGCGCGGTTCCGGTCCGAGGTGTTCGTCGAAGAGATGCCCGCGCCGCAGCGGATAGCCCCGCATGCGGCCGCGGTCAGTGCCGATGTGACCGTCGATGGTGACGATGTCGCCACCGGCCGGCTGGTGCTGCTCTACGACCCGGCCGGCAACGACGCCTGGCAATCGACTTTCCGCTGTGTCGCCTACGTCCGGGCCGCGGTCGAGCCCGAGATGGTCACCGACGCGCTGCTCGGCGGCGTCGGCTGGACCTGGCTGATGGAGGCGCTGGCGGACCACGGTGCGCACTACCTGGCCCCGAGCGGTACGGTCACCCGCGTGGTATCTGAGAGTTTCGGCGGTATGGCCGATGACGACGCGACGGCGGAGATCGAGATCCGTGCGTCCTGGAGCGTGGACGCCGGCCCGGGCGAGGTGGTCGACGTGACCTCGCATGTCGAGGCGTGGGGTGACGTTCTGTGTACGGCGGCCGGGTTGCCGCCGGTTCCGCCGGGGGTGGTCGCGATGCCGACCCGGCGCGGTCAGCGGGGCCGATGA
- a CDS encoding dienelactone hydrolase family protein: MGSDAAASTVIGIETESGSMPARLWLPPSGAGPGLLLLQEIFGISPYIRARAADLAALGYVVLAPEVYWRLDDATVDENAPDLLEKALGLVSRLDWPTAVTDSAAALDQLRLRPEITGGVGLIGFCFGGGLAFNVAAVTSPDVLVSYYGSALPNLLDLAPQVTAPSLHHFGTADAYIDQETVERIRTAVTGNPATEFVLYDGAGHAFDNTLPDFHHPEASRESWARTTDFLAKHLPLN; this comes from the coding sequence ATGGGCTCTGACGCGGCTGCCAGCACGGTTATCGGCATCGAGACGGAGTCGGGCAGCATGCCGGCTCGCCTTTGGCTGCCACCTTCCGGGGCCGGCCCAGGGCTCTTGCTGCTGCAGGAGATCTTCGGCATCTCGCCGTACATCCGTGCCCGCGCTGCCGACTTGGCAGCCCTGGGGTACGTCGTACTCGCGCCTGAGGTCTACTGGCGCCTGGACGACGCCACCGTGGACGAGAATGCGCCTGATCTCCTGGAGAAGGCTCTGGGCCTCGTCTCCCGGCTGGACTGGCCTACCGCCGTCACGGACTCAGCTGCCGCGTTAGACCAGCTACGCCTGCGGCCCGAGATCACTGGTGGTGTTGGGCTGATCGGGTTCTGCTTCGGCGGTGGGCTCGCGTTCAACGTGGCGGCCGTCACCTCACCGGACGTACTGGTGAGCTACTACGGCTCTGCCCTGCCGAACCTGCTTGACCTCGCACCGCAGGTCACGGCGCCCAGCCTGCACCACTTCGGCACAGCCGACGCGTACATCGACCAGGAGACGGTCGAGCGGATTCGCACGGCCGTGACCGGTAACCCCGCTACCGAGTTCGTGCTGTACGACGGCGCGGGTCATGCGTTCGACAACACCTTGCCCGACTTCCACCACCCAGAGGCATCTCGAGAGTCGTGGGCTCGGACTACCGACTTCCTGGCGAAACACCTACCCCTCAACTGA
- the dxs gene encoding 1-deoxy-D-xylulose-5-phosphate synthase — translation MGVLESIGEPRDLRDLTDRQLDDLAVEIRDFMVEKVSKTGGHLGPNLGMVEITLAMHRVFDSPKDRLIYDTGHQAYVHKIVTGRAKGFDNLKQAGGLSGYPSQAESEHDIVENSHASTALSYADGLAKAYRLRGEDRCVVALIGDGGLTGGMAWEALNNIADAKDLKLVIIVNDNGRSYSPTVGGLATHLAGLRTNPRYEKILDLVKKNLGRTPLVGAPMYEVLHGVKKGLKDMLAPQGMFEDLGLKYVGPIDGHDRNAMEAALTKAKAFGGPVIVHAVTKKGFGYDAAEMDDEDNFHSPAAFDPLTGRPTKVKGREWTDVFAEELVAIGHRRPDVVAITAAMLYPTGLNKFSDAFPERTFDVGIAEQHAVTSAAGLAMGGLHPVVGLYATFLNRAFDQVLLDVALHKCGVTFVLDRSGVTGSDGPSHNGMWDMSIMQLVPGLRLAAPRDGARLVELLNEAVDVDDAPTVLRFAKGAVFEDIDAIGRVGDCDILAATGKDVLLIGVGSMAATAIDVAERLGAQGFGVTVVDPRWVKPVDPALIDLARDHRFVVTVEDNGRVGGCGVAIAQVLRDAGVSTPIRDFGIPQRFLDHAPRPTVLAEIGLTGQALARDIIEMIASHGDGPAEQPSRPGTASRGASGA, via the coding sequence ATGGGCGTGCTGGAGTCGATCGGCGAACCACGGGACCTGCGGGACCTGACGGATCGGCAACTCGACGACCTGGCCGTGGAGATCCGCGACTTCATGGTCGAGAAGGTCTCGAAGACCGGCGGTCATCTCGGGCCGAACCTGGGCATGGTCGAGATCACCCTGGCGATGCACCGGGTGTTCGACTCGCCGAAGGACCGGCTGATCTACGACACCGGCCACCAGGCGTACGTGCACAAGATCGTCACGGGCCGGGCCAAGGGCTTCGACAACCTCAAGCAGGCCGGCGGCCTCTCGGGATACCCGAGCCAGGCCGAGTCCGAGCACGACATCGTGGAGAACTCGCACGCCTCCACCGCCTTGTCGTATGCGGACGGTCTCGCCAAGGCGTACCGGCTCCGTGGTGAGGACCGCTGTGTCGTCGCGCTGATCGGCGACGGCGGCCTGACCGGCGGTATGGCCTGGGAGGCGCTGAACAACATCGCCGACGCCAAGGACCTCAAACTCGTCATCATCGTGAACGACAACGGCCGGTCGTACAGTCCGACCGTCGGCGGTCTCGCGACGCATCTGGCCGGGCTGCGGACCAACCCGCGCTACGAGAAGATCCTCGACCTGGTGAAGAAGAACCTGGGTCGTACGCCGCTGGTGGGCGCCCCGATGTACGAGGTGCTGCACGGGGTGAAGAAGGGCCTGAAGGACATGCTCGCGCCGCAGGGCATGTTCGAGGATCTCGGCCTGAAGTACGTCGGGCCGATCGACGGGCATGACCGCAACGCGATGGAGGCCGCGCTGACCAAGGCGAAGGCCTTCGGCGGTCCGGTGATCGTGCACGCGGTGACCAAGAAGGGTTTCGGCTACGACGCGGCCGAGATGGACGACGAGGACAACTTCCACTCGCCGGCCGCCTTCGACCCGCTCACCGGCAGGCCGACCAAGGTCAAGGGCCGCGAGTGGACCGACGTGTTCGCCGAGGAACTGGTCGCGATCGGCCATCGCCGGCCGGACGTGGTCGCGATCACCGCGGCGATGCTCTACCCGACCGGTCTGAACAAGTTCTCCGACGCCTTTCCCGAGCGCACGTTCGACGTCGGCATCGCCGAGCAGCATGCCGTCACGAGCGCCGCGGGCCTCGCGATGGGCGGATTGCACCCGGTCGTCGGCCTCTACGCCACCTTCCTGAACCGCGCGTTCGACCAGGTCCTGCTGGATGTCGCGCTGCACAAGTGCGGCGTCACCTTCGTGCTGGACCGCTCCGGCGTGACCGGTAGCGACGGCCCAAGCCACAACGGCATGTGGGACATGTCGATCATGCAGCTTGTGCCGGGCCTGCGCCTGGCCGCGCCCCGCGATGGCGCCCGCCTGGTCGAGCTGCTGAACGAGGCGGTCGACGTGGACGACGCCCCGACCGTGCTGCGTTTCGCCAAGGGTGCCGTCTTCGAGGACATCGACGCGATCGGCCGGGTCGGCGACTGCGACATCCTGGCCGCCACCGGCAAGGACGTGCTGCTGATCGGCGTCGGCTCGATGGCCGCGACCGCGATCGACGTGGCCGAGCGCCTCGGCGCCCAGGGCTTCGGCGTGACCGTGGTGGACCCGCGTTGGGTGAAGCCGGTCGACCCGGCCCTGATCGATCTCGCCCGCGACCACCGATTCGTCGTCACGGTCGAGGACAACGGCCGCGTCGGTGGTTGTGGTGTCGCGATCGCGCAGGTGCTGCGTGACGCCGGGGTGTCCACGCCGATCCGCGACTTCGGCATCCCGCAGCGCTTTCTCGACCACGCGCCACGCCCGACCGTACTGGCCGAGATCGGTCTGACCGGACAGGCACTCGCCCGCGACATCATCGAGATGATCGCCAGCCACGGTGACGGCCCCGCCGAGCAACCCAGTCGACCTGGTACGGCGTCCCGCGGCGCCTCCGGGGCCTGA
- a CDS encoding glutathione peroxidase — protein sequence MTLYDIPVQTLTGEDASLTDYQGKALLVVNVASKCGATPQYNGLERLQQQYAERGFTVLGVPCNQFGGQEPGTAEEIATFCSTTYGVSFPLLAKADVNGPDRSPLFAELTQAADASGEAGDVRWNFEKFVVSPAGEVVARFRTKTDPESPEVTAAIESNLPA from the coding sequence ATGACCTTGTACGACATCCCGGTGCAGACGCTCACTGGTGAGGACGCCAGCTTGACCGACTACCAGGGCAAGGCGCTGCTCGTGGTTAACGTGGCCTCGAAGTGCGGCGCCACCCCGCAGTACAACGGCCTTGAGCGCCTGCAGCAGCAGTACGCCGAGCGGGGCTTCACCGTGCTTGGTGTGCCGTGCAACCAGTTCGGCGGCCAAGAGCCGGGTACTGCCGAGGAGATCGCCACCTTCTGCTCGACGACCTACGGCGTGAGCTTCCCGCTGCTGGCGAAGGCCGACGTCAACGGCCCGGACCGCAGCCCGCTGTTCGCCGAGCTGACTCAGGCGGCTGACGCGAGTGGCGAGGCCGGCGACGTCCGCTGGAACTTCGAGAAGTTCGTCGTCTCCCCGGCCGGCGAGGTAGTGGCGCGCTTCCGCACGAAGACCGACCCGGAGTCGCCCGAGGTCACCGCCGCGATCGAGTCCAACCTGCCTGCCTGA
- a CDS encoding ribonuclease D, producing the protein MSQADNEPATLAAPGPETPAEDLTPDQPLLELRDGLSEVIETPRELAEVIEAFRGGSGPVAVDAERASGYRYSHRAYLVQLRREGSGSVLVDPIPFGDLSALGDAIIDAEWIIHAANQDLACLAEVGMVPRAIFDTELAGRLLGYPKVGLASLVSEVLGYRMRKEHSAADWSTRPLPAPWLVYAALDVEMLIELRDAIETELRRDGKWEWAQQEFAAILDAPPKEPKPDPWRRTSGMHRIRNRRGLAVVRALWEARDQIAAKADISPGRILPDSAIVEAAAAVPADRDTLQRLTAFKGRGAHRHMRIWWEAVDHARRLPDTELPKQGARYDGPPPARAWADRDPDAAARLSAARASVSEIAEQHRLPTENLLSPDTIRRLAWSPPADADLAAVTDFLRAHGARTWQVALTAETLTDALATEPPPADPTV; encoded by the coding sequence ATGAGCCAGGCCGACAACGAACCGGCAACCCTCGCCGCCCCCGGACCGGAGACGCCGGCCGAGGACCTGACCCCTGATCAGCCGCTGCTGGAGCTCCGCGACGGTCTCTCCGAGGTGATCGAGACCCCGCGCGAGCTGGCCGAGGTGATCGAGGCCTTCCGCGGTGGCAGTGGCCCGGTCGCCGTCGACGCCGAGCGCGCGTCCGGCTATCGCTACTCCCATCGTGCGTACCTGGTGCAGCTGCGGCGCGAAGGCTCCGGCTCCGTGCTGGTGGACCCGATCCCCTTCGGCGACCTCTCGGCGCTGGGCGACGCGATCATCGACGCCGAGTGGATCATTCACGCCGCCAACCAGGACCTGGCCTGCCTGGCCGAGGTCGGCATGGTGCCGCGCGCGATCTTCGACACCGAACTCGCCGGCCGGCTGCTCGGCTACCCGAAGGTCGGGCTGGCCTCACTCGTGAGCGAGGTCCTCGGCTACCGGATGCGCAAGGAGCACTCGGCCGCCGACTGGTCGACCCGGCCGTTACCCGCGCCCTGGCTGGTGTACGCCGCGCTCGACGTCGAGATGCTGATCGAACTGCGCGACGCCATCGAGACCGAGCTGCGCCGCGACGGCAAGTGGGAATGGGCTCAGCAGGAGTTCGCCGCGATCCTCGACGCTCCGCCGAAGGAGCCGAAGCCGGATCCCTGGCGCCGTACTTCCGGTATGCACCGCATCCGCAACCGGCGCGGTCTGGCCGTCGTGCGGGCGTTGTGGGAGGCGCGCGACCAGATCGCCGCCAAGGCCGACATCTCGCCGGGCCGGATCCTGCCGGACTCCGCGATCGTCGAGGCGGCCGCGGCCGTGCCGGCTGATCGCGACACCCTGCAGCGCCTCACCGCGTTCAAGGGGCGTGGCGCGCATCGGCACATGCGGATCTGGTGGGAGGCGGTCGATCACGCCCGCCGGCTGCCCGATACCGAGCTACCCAAACAAGGCGCCCGGTACGACGGACCGCCGCCCGCCCGGGCGTGGGCCGATCGCGATCCGGACGCCGCCGCACGGTTGTCCGCAGCGCGCGCGAGTGTGAGCGAGATCGCCGAGCAGCATCGTCTCCCCACGGAGAACCTGCTCTCCCCCGACACGATTCGCCGCCTCGCCTGGTCCCCACCGGCCGACGCCGACTTGGCCGCGGTCACCGACTTCCTCCGCGCCCACGGCGCACGCACCTGGCAGGTCGCCCTGACCGCGGAGACCCTGACCGACGCCCTCGCTACCGAACCACCGCCGGCCGACCCAACCGTCTGA
- a CDS encoding DUF402 domain-containing protein, with product MEKVRTLFCKYDGRPHRQMDVFVLGHDTHGLWVGSVPGDKARRGDGKWVAVDHTRVRLFPRDQWWSALFNDHPHETEIYCDIATPATFADNTVTSVDLDLDIRRMRDGSVRVMDEHEFEAHQVKYNYPSHIVDTARQACAWVTTNITSAEPFTTAYKPYLAKARALTAALAT from the coding sequence ATGGAGAAGGTCCGGACACTCTTCTGCAAGTACGACGGCAGGCCGCATCGCCAGATGGACGTCTTCGTCCTCGGCCACGACACCCATGGTCTTTGGGTCGGCTCCGTCCCCGGCGACAAGGCGCGCCGCGGCGACGGCAAATGGGTCGCGGTCGACCACACGCGAGTGCGGCTCTTCCCGCGCGACCAATGGTGGAGCGCCCTGTTCAACGACCATCCACACGAGACCGAGATCTACTGCGACATCGCCACTCCCGCGACGTTCGCCGACAACACCGTCACCTCGGTCGACCTGGACCTCGACATCCGCCGAATGCGCGACGGCTCGGTGCGAGTGATGGACGAGCACGAGTTCGAAGCCCACCAGGTCAAGTACAACTACCCCTCGCACATCGTCGACACAGCCCGCCAAGCCTGCGCCTGGGTAACCACCAACATCACCAGCGCCGAACCCTTCACCACCGCCTACAAGCCCTACCTAGCCAAAGCCCGCGCCCTAACCGCAGCCCTCGCCACCTAG
- a CDS encoding 3-hydroxyacyl-CoA dehydrogenase NAD-binding domain-containing protein encodes MTDLQNLIDEAVAIETDEVVTLAPSRDVVLPGGAGILALITLDNGHDHTKPNTFGPKGLANLNTAIEAALARDEVKAIGITGKPFILAAGADLTGVPKLVDREQALNLGRIGHGVMRKLVDGGKPSFAFVNGVALGGGLEVALHATYRTISAAAGMLSTPEVFLGLIPGWGGNFLLPNLIGADKAVTVIVENALNQNKMLSGPAAVKLGIGDVLLEPVDFLEQSLLWASKVLKGEVVVERPEIDRGDAWDAAVARGKGFADAKVSGAAPAPYRALELIAAAKDNDRDRGFAAEDEALADLIMSEELRSGLYTFDLVNKRAKRPAGAPDKSLARPISKVGVVGAGLMAGQLALLFARRLEVPVVLTDLDQERVDRGVGYVHGEIDKLLGKGRIRADKANQLKALVSGSVDRQVFADADFVIEAVFEELALKKSIFADLEKIIRPDAILATNTSSLSITDMAADLEHPERVVGFHFFNPVAVLPLLEIIRAAQTDDATLATAFAVGKGLKKSCVLVKDAPAFVVNRLLTRFLGEVSAAVDEGTPVPEADKALMALGLPMPPFVLLQLVGLPVALHVAETMHKAYPSRYAVSENLAKVVAAGKSSFYIWSAEGKPSVDPEVEALVTVGSTPSTAEELRARVLSALAEEIRIMLDEGVVAEAQDIDLCMALGAGWPFHLGGITPYLDRSGIAEKVTGKRFLPKGVAGLA; translated from the coding sequence ATGACCGACCTGCAGAACCTGATCGACGAGGCCGTCGCGATCGAGACCGACGAGGTCGTCACGCTCGCCCCGTCGCGGGACGTCGTCCTGCCCGGTGGTGCCGGCATTCTCGCGCTGATCACGCTCGACAACGGCCACGACCACACCAAGCCGAACACCTTCGGCCCGAAGGGGCTGGCCAACCTCAACACCGCGATCGAGGCGGCGCTGGCGCGCGACGAGGTGAAGGCGATCGGTATCACCGGTAAGCCGTTCATCCTCGCGGCCGGCGCGGACCTCACCGGCGTGCCGAAGCTCGTCGACCGCGAGCAGGCGCTCAACCTGGGCCGGATCGGCCATGGCGTGATGCGCAAGCTGGTCGATGGTGGCAAGCCGTCGTTCGCCTTCGTGAACGGGGTGGCGCTCGGTGGCGGTCTCGAGGTCGCGCTGCACGCGACGTACCGGACCATCTCGGCCGCGGCGGGCATGCTGTCGACGCCCGAGGTGTTCCTTGGCCTGATCCCGGGTTGGGGCGGCAACTTCCTGCTGCCGAACCTGATCGGTGCCGACAAGGCCGTCACGGTCATCGTGGAGAACGCGCTCAACCAGAACAAGATGCTCAGTGGGCCGGCTGCCGTGAAGCTCGGCATCGGCGACGTGTTGCTGGAGCCGGTCGACTTCCTCGAGCAGTCGCTGCTCTGGGCCTCGAAGGTGCTCAAGGGTGAGGTTGTCGTCGAGCGGCCTGAGATCGACCGTGGGGACGCGTGGGATGCGGCTGTTGCCCGAGGCAAGGGTTTCGCGGACGCCAAGGTCAGCGGCGCGGCGCCCGCGCCGTACCGGGCCCTGGAGCTGATCGCGGCCGCCAAGGACAACGATCGCGACCGTGGTTTCGCCGCCGAGGACGAGGCGCTCGCCGACCTCATCATGAGCGAGGAACTGCGCAGCGGGCTGTACACGTTCGACCTGGTGAACAAGCGCGCCAAGCGGCCCGCGGGTGCGCCGGACAAGTCGCTCGCCCGTCCGATCAGCAAGGTCGGCGTGGTTGGTGCGGGTCTGATGGCGGGCCAGCTCGCGCTGCTGTTCGCGCGTCGGCTCGAGGTGCCCGTTGTGCTGACGGACCTCGACCAGGAGCGCGTCGACCGTGGTGTCGGGTATGTGCATGGCGAGATCGACAAGCTGCTTGGTAAGGGTCGTATCAGGGCTGACAAGGCGAATCAGCTCAAGGCGCTGGTTTCGGGTTCCGTCGACCGGCAGGTGTTCGCGGATGCCGACTTCGTGATCGAGGCGGTGTTCGAGGAGCTCGCGCTGAAGAAGTCGATCTTCGCGGACCTGGAGAAGATCATCCGGCCGGACGCGATCCTCGCGACGAATACCTCGTCGCTGTCGATCACGGACATGGCGGCCGATCTGGAGCACCCGGAGCGGGTTGTCGGGTTCCACTTCTTCAACCCGGTCGCGGTGCTGCCGCTGCTCGAGATCATCCGGGCTGCGCAGACCGACGACGCCACGCTCGCGACGGCGTTCGCTGTTGGTAAGGGCCTGAAGAAATCGTGCGTGCTGGTGAAGGACGCGCCTGCGTTCGTCGTGAACCGGCTGCTGACGCGCTTCCTCGGTGAGGTCAGCGCAGCGGTGGACGAGGGTACGCCGGTGCCGGAGGCGGATAAGGCGCTGATGGCCCTTGGTCTGCCGATGCCGCCGTTCGTACTGCTGCAGCTCGTCGGTCTGCCGGTCGCGTTGCACGTCGCGGAGACGATGCACAAGGCTTACCCTTCGCGCTACGCCGTGTCGGAGAACCTCGCGAAGGTCGTTGCCGCGGGCAAGAGCTCGTTCTACATCTGGAGCGCCGAGGGCAAGCCGTCGGTGGACCCGGAGGTCGAGGCGCTCGTCACGGTCGGCTCCACGCCGTCTACGGCCGAAGAGCTCCGCGCCCGGGTCCTCTCGGCGTTGGCCGAGGAGATCCGGATCATGCTCGACGAAGGTGTTGTCGCGGAAGCGCAGGACATCGACCTCTGCATGGCCCTCGGTGCCGGCTGGCCGTTCCACCTCGGCGGCATCACGCCGTACCTGGACCGCTCGGGTATCGCCGAGAAGGTCACCGGCAAGCGTTTCCTGCCCAAGGGCGTGGCCGGCCTGGCCTGA
- a CDS encoding amino acid permease, which yields MSLLRTKTIEQSIADTDEPEYQLKKRLTALDLTVFGIGVIIGAGIFTLTGRAAKQFAGPSIAISFVLAAICCGLAALCYAEFSSTVPVSGSAYTFSYFSLGEIFAWIIGWDLLLELMLGASVVAQGWSAYAELFLEQIGLSWPASIGSESNVNLLAILLVLVLTALATAGIKESMRVNLVLVAIKLFIVLFVIIAGFFYVKGSNLTPFIPPSVPAESGNVEITTPLFQALFGFVPSTFGVSGLIAGASLVFFAFIGFDVVATTAEEAKNPQRDLPRGILGSLAICTVLYVLVCVVITGMQKYSDISTSAALATAFERVGRPGFATLIAAGAVAGLTTVVLTLIIGATRVVFAMSRDHLMPPALGKTHAVWGTPYRLTITIGILVALVAGLTPIGKLEEMVNIGTLAAFTVVSIAVPLLRRKRPDIERAFKVPLNPVLPILSALICVYLMLNLSIETWLRFAVWMALGFVVYFLYGYKRSRVGREETEHRNIPA from the coding sequence ATGAGTCTGCTGCGTACGAAGACGATCGAGCAATCGATCGCGGACACCGATGAGCCGGAGTACCAGCTCAAGAAACGCCTCACCGCTCTCGACCTGACCGTATTCGGTATCGGTGTGATCATCGGTGCCGGCATCTTCACGTTGACCGGACGGGCGGCCAAGCAGTTCGCCGGCCCGTCCATCGCGATCTCGTTCGTGCTGGCCGCCATCTGTTGTGGATTGGCGGCCCTTTGTTATGCCGAGTTCTCCTCGACCGTGCCGGTCTCCGGTTCGGCGTACACCTTCTCGTACTTCTCCCTGGGCGAGATCTTCGCCTGGATCATCGGCTGGGACCTGCTGCTCGAGTTGATGCTCGGGGCAAGCGTCGTCGCGCAGGGCTGGTCCGCCTATGCCGAGCTCTTCCTGGAACAGATAGGCCTCAGCTGGCCGGCTTCGATCGGCTCGGAGAGCAACGTCAACCTGCTGGCGATTCTGCTCGTGCTGGTGCTGACCGCGCTGGCGACGGCCGGTATCAAGGAGTCGATGCGGGTCAACCTCGTACTCGTCGCGATCAAGCTGTTCATCGTGCTCTTCGTGATCATCGCGGGCTTCTTCTACGTCAAGGGCTCGAACCTGACGCCGTTCATCCCGCCGAGCGTTCCGGCCGAGTCGGGCAATGTGGAGATCACGACACCGTTGTTCCAGGCGTTGTTCGGGTTCGTGCCGTCGACGTTCGGCGTGAGTGGTCTGATCGCGGGTGCGTCGCTGGTGTTCTTCGCGTTCATCGGCTTCGACGTCGTCGCGACGACCGCGGAAGAGGCGAAGAACCCGCAGCGCGATCTACCCCGCGGCATCCTCGGTTCGCTGGCGATCTGCACCGTGCTGTACGTCCTGGTCTGCGTCGTCATCACCGGTATGCAGAAGTATTCCGACATCTCCACCAGTGCCGCGCTCGCGACCGCCTTCGAGCGGGTCGGGCGGCCGGGCTTCGCCACGTTGATCGCCGCGGGCGCGGTCGCGGGTCTGACGACCGTGGTGCTGACGCTGATCATCGGCGCGACCCGAGTCGTGTTCGCGATGAGCCGCGATCACCTGATGCCGCCGGCTCTCGGCAAGACGCATGCGGTCTGGGGTACGCCGTACCGGCTGACCATCACGATCGGCATCCTGGTCGCGCTCGTCGCCGGTCTGACGCCTATCGGCAAGCTCGAGGAAATGGTCAACATCGGTACGTTGGCCGCGTTCACGGTGGTCTCGATCGCCGTACCGCTGCTGCGTCGCAAGCGTCCGGACATCGAGCGAGCGTTCAAGGTCCCGCTCAACCCGGTGCTGCCGATCCTCTCGGCCCTGATCTGCGTCTACCTGATGCTCAACCTGTCGATCGAGACCTGGCTCCGCTTCGCCGTCTGGATGGCGCTCGGCTTCGTCGTCTACTTCCTCTACGGCTACAAGCGAAGCCGCGTCGGCCGCGAAGAAACCGAACACCGCAACATCCCGGCATAA